One part of the Glycine max cultivar Williams 82 chromosome 14, Glycine_max_v4.0, whole genome shotgun sequence genome encodes these proteins:
- the LOC100790288 gene encoding pentatricopeptide repeat-containing protein At1g09900, with the protein MYNVACKFHVFGLYDGVIDFRKPKGTWSRKHLGNCVFAVSKYENSGLKGNLQHSERFSKGALNGVESSPDRVNTSLNFEESEIRHLRRLIRNGELEEGSRFLEYMTNKGKSPDVIACTALIREFCKIGRTKNASQIMGILEESGAVIDVTSYNVLISGYCKSGEIEEALRVLDRMGVSPNAATYDAVLCSLCDRGKLKQAMQVLGRQLQSKCYPDVVTCTVLIDATCKESGVGQAMKLFNEMRNKGCKPDVVTYNVLIKGFCKGGRLDEAIRFLKKLPSYGCQPDVISHNMILRSLCSGGRWMDAMKLLATMLRKGCLPSVVTFNILINFLCQKGLLGKALNVLEMMPKHGHTPNSRSFNPLIQGFCNGKGIDRAIEYLEIMVSRGCYPDIVTYNILLTALCKDGKVDDAVVILSQLSSKGCSPSLISYNTVIDGLLKVGKTECAIELFEEMCRKGLEADIITYNIIINGLLKVGKAELAVELLEEMCYKGLKPDLITCTSVVGGLSREGKVREAMKFFHYLKRFAIRPNAFIYNSIITGLCKSQQTSLAIDFLADMVAKGCKPTEATYTTLIKGITYEGLAEDASKLSNELYSRGLVKRSLVEKVSLEVE; encoded by the coding sequence ATGTATAATGTGGCCTGCAAATTTCACGTATTTGGTCTGTATGATGGGGTTATTGACTTTAGAAAACCTAAGGGCACTTGGTCTAGAAAGCATTTGGGCAATTGCgtttttgctgtttcaaaatatgaaaattctGGTTTGAAAGGTAATCTGCAACATTCTGAAAGATTCTCTAAAGGGGCTTTAAATGGGGTGGAATCCTCACCAGATAGGGTCAATACTTCCCTGAATTTTGAGGAGTCTGAGATTCGTCATCTCCGCAGGTTGATTAGAAATGGGGAATTGGAAGAAGGTTCTAGGTTTCTTGAGTATATGACTAACAAAGGCAAAAGTCCTGATGTCATTGCTTGCACTGCTTTAATCCGTGAGTTTTGCAAGATTGGCAGGACTAAGAATGCAAGTCAAATCATGGGGATTCTGGAGGAGTCTGGAGCTGTTATTGATGTAACCAGTTACAATGTTTTAATTAGTGGTTATTGCAAATCAGGGGAGATAGAGGAAGCCTTGCGGGTTCTGGATCGCATGGGTGTTTCTCCAAATGCTGCTACATATGATGCAGTTTTGTGTAGTTTGTGTGATAGAGGGAAATTGAAGCAAGCCATGCAAGTACTTGGCAGGCAGCTGCAAAGCAAGTGTTACCCAGATGTAGTTACATGCACTGTATTGATTGATGCAACTTGTAAAGAAAGTGGAGTTGGTCAGGCAATGAAGCTGTTCAATGAGATGAGGAATAAAGGCTGCAAACCTGATGTGGTTACATATAATGTTCTTATAAAAGGGTTTTGTAAAGGAGGTAGGTTGGATGAAGCAATtagatttttaaagaaattgccatcATATGGTTGTCAGCCTGATGTGATTTCCCACAATATGATCTTGCGTAGCTTGTGTAGTGGTGGAAGATGGATGGATGCTATGAAACTACTGGCTACCATGCTTCGTAAGGGGTGTCTCCCAAGTGTTGTTACTTTCAATATCTTGATCAATTTCTTGTGCCAGAAAGGCTTACTAGGTAAAGCCCTTAATGTCTTGGAGATGATGCCAAAGCATGGCCATACTCCTAATTCCAGAAGTTTCAATCCATTGATTCAAGGGTTTTGTAATGGAAAAGGTATTGATAGAGCAATTGAGTACTTGGAAATAATGGTATCTAGGGGTTGTTACCCAGATATAGTGACCTATAATATTTTGCTAACTGCATTATGCAAAGATGGGAAGGTGGATGATGCAGTTGTGATACTGAGCCAGCTAAGTTCCAAGGGATGCTCTCCTTCTCTAATTAGTTATAATACAGTGATTGATGGGCTTTTGAAGGTTGGAAAAACTGAGTGTGCTATTGAACTTTTTGAAGAGATGTGCAGAAAAGGTCTTGAAGCAGATATAATTACttacaatataataattaatgggCTTTTAAAGGTGGGAAAAGCTGAACTGGCTGTAGAGCTCTTGGAAGAGATGTGCTATAAGGGTCTTAAGCCTGATCTAATTACTTGCACTTCAGTAGTAGGGGGCCTAAGTCGTGAAGGAAAGGTTCGTGAAGCAATGAAATTTTTCCATTACTTGAAAAGGTTTGCTATTAGACCCAATGCATTCATTTATAACTCAATAATTACGGGACTGTGTAAATCTCAGCAGACCAGTCTTGCCATAGATTTTCTGGCTGATATGGTGGCAAAAGGATGTAAACCTACTGAGGCTACCTATACTACTCTCATAAAAGGCATTACTTATGAAGGATTAGCAGAGGATGCTTCGAAGTTGTCGAATGAATTGTACTCCAGAGGACTTGTGAAGAGAAGTTTGGTTGAAAAAGTTAGTCTAGAAGTAGAATAA